atcggagtgacaaatcctaatctcgaaatacgccaacccaacatgtacctttggagacacctgtagagctcctttataatcacccagttacgttgtgacgtttggtagcacacaaagtgctcctctggcaaacgggagttgcataatctcatagtcataggaacatgtataagtcatgaagaaagcaatagcaacatactaaacgatcgggtgctaagctaatggaatgggtcatgtcaatcagatcattcaactaatgatgtgatcccgttaatcaaataacaactctttgtccatggttaggaaacataaccatctttgattaacgagctagtcaagtagaggcatactagtgacactctgtttgtctatgtattcacacatgtattatgtttccggttaatacaattctagcatgaataataaatttttatcatgatataaggaaataaataataactttattattgcctctagggcatatttccttcaatcatcacgtggtatctcggcacgacaaactgtagcaacggtgcatactcaggaagaacacttataccttgaaatttagtgagagatcatcttatagtactaccatcgaactaagcaaaataagatgcataaaggataaacatcacatgcaatcaatataagtgatatgatatggccatcatcatcttgtgcctttgatctccatctccaaagcactgtcatgatcaccatcgtcaccggcttgacgccttgatctccatcgaagcatcgttgtcgtctcgccaactattgcttctacgactatcgctaccgcttagtgacaaagtaaagcaattacatggcgattgcatttcatacaataaagcgacaaccatatggctcatgccagttgccgataactgtgttacaaaacatgattatctcatacaataaaattgagcatcatgtcttgaccatatcacatcacaacatgccctgtaaaaacaagttagacgtcctctactttgttgttgcaagttttacgtggctgctatgggccgatccagaaccgttcttacctacgcatcaaaaaccacaacatggtatagtgattgcttttttatcttcaaaaagaatcatgttcattgaatccgattcaactaaagttggagaaactgacacccaccagctacatgtgtgcgaagcacgtaggtagaaccagtctcgcataagcatacgcgtaatgtcggtctggaccgcttcatccaacaataccaccgaatcaagaatcaactagtgacggcaagcaatatgtatatacccacgcccacaactcctttgtgttctactcgtgcatataacatctacgcataaacctggctctgatatcactgttggggaatgcaataatttcaaaaaaattcctacgcacactcaggatcatggtgatgcatagcaacgagaggggaagagtgttgtccacgtacccttgtagaccgtaagcggaaaagttatgacaacgtggttgatgtagtcgtacgtcttcacgatcgaccgatcctagtaccgaaagtacggcacctccgcgatctacacacgttcagctcggtgacgtcccacgaactcacgatccagcagagtgtcgagggagagcttcgtcagcacgacggcgtgatgaaggtgatgatgatgctactggaacagggcttcgcctaagcaccgctacgatatgacctaggagaattatggtggaggggggcaccgcacacggctggaaacaatcaactttcGTGTTCTAgtgtgcccctgcccccgtatataaaggagcaagggggaggccggtcggcccttggGACGCGCCgggagaggaggagtcctcttcctagtaggagtaggactcccctttcctactcctactaggagggggaaaggaaggaggagagggagaaggaaaggggcgcccacccccttccctagtccaattaggaccagagggggagggggtgcatggcctgccctggccggtcctctctctctccactaaggcccatgtggcccattagttctcctcgggggttccgctaaccctctggcactccggttttctccggaatcatccggaacacttttggtgtctgaatatagccgtccaatatatcaatctttatgtctagaccattttgagactcctcgtcatgtccgtgatcaaatccgggactccgaactaccttcggtacatcaaaacacataaatgcataataccgatcgtcaccgaatgttaagcgtgcggaccctacgggttcgagaactatgtagacatgaccgagaagcgtctcgagtcaataaccaatagcggaacttggatgttcatattggctcccacatattctacgaagatctttatcggtcaaaccgcataacaacatacgttgttccctttgttatcggtatgttacttgcccgagattcgatcgtcgatatctcaatacctagttcaatctcgttaccggcaagtctctttactcgttccgtaatgcatcctcccgcaactaactcattagtcacattgcttgcaaggcttatagtgatgtgcattaccgagagggcccagagatacctctccaacaatcggagtgacaaatcctaatctcgatctatgccaactcaacaaacaccatcgaagacacctgtagagcacctttataatcacccaattatgttgtgatgtttggtagcacacaaagtgttcccccggtatttgggagttgcatgatctcatagtcataggaacatgtataagttatggagaaagcaatagcaacaaactaaacgatcatcgtgctaagctaatggatgggtcaagtcaatcacatcatactgtaatgatgtgatcccgttaatcaaatgacaactcatgtctatggttaggaaacataatcatcattgattcaacgagctagtcaagtagaggcatactagtgacattatgtttgtctatgtattcacacatgtactaagtttctggttaatacaattctagcatgaataataaacatttatcatgatataaggaaatataaataacaactttattatttcctctagggcatatttccttcatcacccACATTCATAGCGCGCCAGCTGATGTGTTGCCTGATTGGCCAGCCACGGGTTATAAATCGACATTGGCTCTCCTCCAAACCCTACTCCCTAGCCGCCACCACCATTTCCACTCTTTCCCCACAGGATTCCCATTTCCATCGTCATATCCGAGCTTGCCGCTATCATGCCTAAATCGTGCCACCCTACACTCATTGTTGCACCCTCACAATATTGTGTCATCGCCCAATATAGTATACCGTGCTCTCATCTGAGCGGCGCGCCCAACTTGTGCAGAGGACCGCGCATATATGACAACGGGTGAGGCATCAAAAGCCGTTGATAGAAATCCGATCTCAGAGGAGGGGGAGAACGATGACagtatggaggtggaggaggagctcatcgTCGCTGGATTCAAGGTCACTGGCATGGGAATCCGCCTCCTCTTGTGGGAGGAGGCAGAGACACAGTACCATGCCGCCCTTGTCAAGGAGGCGAGGCACCACACAGCGGAGGCGCAAGTCAAAGTCAAGTGTGTCACTATCGTCATCATGGTCGAGCTCCTTGCCAACCTAGACCTCGTCATCAAGAACAGTGCCGACCTTGGGGTTGTTAATGATGAGGGAGCAAATGTTCACCTAGATTGACGATGTGGACTCTAACTCTGATGACATGTCATGAATTTTCCCAGTCGCCAATGCCACAAGACCGGTGGCTCCGGCACCACGGTGATAGAGATCTCGTCCGACAAGGAGTAGTAGTAGTTTATTTATCTTGTTTTAGATCATTTTAGTGTTTAAGTATGATATGCTTATGTTCAATGTGATAGTATTGCGTAATTATGCAATGTATCCCGTCTAAATTTATATGAAAATTTGAGCATTTTGGTGGGTCATAGATGGGGTTGTCTACGGTAGTGTAAAAGTAAAGTAGAACTGTTTTGGGCTGACTGGCATTTGATGGCAACTAGTAATTAGTAACGGTACATTGAGTACAACATGAGGTGATTGTTGTGTGAAGACATTTGGTTCATATTTTGATGAAACTAATTATAATTCTCTTGATTCAACACAGATAGATGCGATGGAGGAAGAGGTGGATTCCGTAGTGGAGTCTTTTACGAAGAAAGGGTCAGGAAAGAATAAGTAGCAGGTGTATATGGAGAGTAGcaattcggtgcccaggctcatcagCACCTTCGATGATTTtttaaaacaaatactagaaaaaagtTAATAAATTCCAATTTTctttgcatggtagataatttggtgtGTGAGGTGCGTTCCAAATTTCTGATCATTTGGACATCtaagtagctctcggcaaaaaataaaaatttggGGTCTTTAAAAAAGTTTACTATTCATGTATTGTTGTGgcccaatttgtcttttttatgGTTGGTTGACGGTCATTCATATTGttgtatgttggaaatatgccctagaggcaatcaagTCGAATGATTTTTTGTGTGTGTTTACGATGTTACTAATATAGTCCTTAAACACTATCAATAATATATATTGACAAGTGCGTGACTTGTATGTGAGACTATGCATTGTATGGTGTGTTCCAAATGGTCCCTGGTCAGTAGAAGGATGAGACCAAACTCGCACCCAACTAGACTGGCATACAACACAATAGATATCTTGATCTCACTCACCATGTAGCACTAGATTCTAGCCGAATAGCATGGACTCAGTGGGATTTGAGTTCAGCTCCTGGAAGTCCGAACCGGGCTCAGATAACTTGTCATGTCAGATAGGCCCAATGATGGGACCCAGCAAAAGGTCATCTATTAGTCTCAAGTATGACATGTGTTATGTGTCCAAGAACTAAGGTCGGTGCATGGACTCAGGACGATGACCGGCCTACTTAGGGTCAACCAAATGTTACTCCGTTACTGAGCAGTTATAAATTTTGGTTTTGCACTAGTCCAAACTCATGCCATGAGATATGGTGAACTAAGAAATGATTTTCCCTCTCCGACTTGGGGAGGTATAATATGGACGCCTCATGTGATCCTACTCGAataagcatggccatgtgacaTGGATTAAGTGTTAATCCGGTTTCGGGTGTCGGCATCTCATGACGAAAAAGAAGTTGGGCTGCACAAGAATGATCGATTCACCTTGAGCCTGGCAACATATCATGAGGCAAAAGGAACACACGTTGTACTAGTTCACCAGATCGGGTTCATCGAACACTTGGAGTTTACATGTCTTGCTAGAAGCAGCTACCAACTAGCCGAGTTGGATGTGAATCTGACTCGTGGCCATGTCTATATGAACCTAAGGGGTTGTGTGCTTAAAGAAAGGAACCCATGAGGTCAGATCCAACTTTGCAGGTCGGATGTGATCTAACCTAAACTTGGGTCTTGGGATGAGTAGATCCTGGGTCgtggagtcctagtgggactcatGTGTTGACTATCCTAGTGAGACCAACACTGTCTTTGAATCTCATGTGGTAGTGTTTGATGTCGCTCTTTTCCTAAGATGGTCTCAGAACCTATATTAGAAGGCATTCGCAAGTATTTTTCATTCATAGTTTGTGTTTGGACATTGAGTGCTTTAACCTCTTATCTAACATTTGTTGGGCAGCCCTTTCTGAAATACACCAAAGACTTACTATTATTAATGATTTGTCCGGAAGCCTAAGAGTAAGACTGAAGAAGGTTTGACACCTCTGTTTCCCCTGAACATTTGCCTTGAAAAACAAcaggctatcatctgcaaacaaCAAATGGTTAACAGGCGGCGCCGATGGAGCCACTTGGATTTTATTGAGCCGAGACAATTGATGTCTGGATTTGAGGAGGCCTGAGAGGCCCTCTGCTACTAACAAGAAAAGGTAGGGTGAAATTGGTCTCCCTGCCGAATACCTCTGGTGGGTTTGAACTCATCAAGCTTCTTGCCATTGAATAAAAATGAACAAGTGATGGAGTTAACCATACTCATTACTATAGAAGCCTAAATGTTAGAGAAACCATGCTTGAGCATTATTGCTTCCAAATATGGTCACTCAATTCTATCATATGCCTTTATCATGTCCAACTTAAACGCACAATGGCGGTGTTTCAGAGCTTTGTTCTGCTTCATAAAATGCAAACACTCATAGGCCACAATTATGTTATCTGTGATGAGACGCTCAGGAACAAAAGCGGACTGTTGCGATGAGATGGTCTCAGGAAGTACCACTTTCAACCGATTAGCAACAACTTTGGAAGCAATTTTATAGAGCGTGTTGCAAAGACTAATGGGGCGAAACTTGATCAATGAGGTGGGATTTCTTACCTTTGGTATAAGAACCAAATAAGTTTTGTTAATGCTCTAAGCACTCTCTTCCCCTTCCACAGTACGCAGGACTGCCTTCATCACCCCATCTCCACAAATACCCTAGTGCTTCTGGAAGAAGTGAGCTGGGAAGGCATTAGGACCCGGGGCCttcgtagaaaaaatttgaaacagtGCAATCTTTTCCTTCTTTTTTAGAGATGGACTACTCGAATGTTGGACAGGTGAAGCACTAATGGACCAGAGGGTATCCTCATGTCATGTTCCATTAGTGGGGATAGAACTAATGGACCGGAGGGTATCCCCATGCCCTGTATCTTTCGGGGATTGGATGGAGGAGAGATTTTAGGCAAGTGCACGAGCGATGTATTAGAAATGTATTAAAAATTATTCTGCATGTATTATATTCATCATGTATAAAAATGTTCTTCATGTTTTTCTAACGATGTTTATtgtgtattgaaaaaatgttaGTCAGTTgtttagaaaatgttcattgtgtattcaAAATGTACCAAAAATCATTCCTAGTGTATTATAAAATATTCATCATGTTTTTCTAACGATGTTTATTGTGTATTCGAAAAATGTTAGTCGGTTGTTTAGAAAATATTCATTGTGTATTCAACATGTATCAAAAATTATTCCTAGTGTATTAcaaaatattcatcatgtattaaaaatgttcatcatgtttttCTAACTATGTTTAttgtgtatataaaaatgttagtcAATTGTTTAGAAAATATTCATTGTGTATTAGAAATGTTCGTTAAACCATAAGGAATTTGGAAAATTTACATGAACAAGTTCTGTCTTATTGATATCATTTGCATCATTTCCAGAAGCGATATgaaaaaaaaaacacaaaatatgCTCTATGCGACTCGATGGGGTTCACGCCACTTTCAAAACTATTCCTTAAACTAAAGGAATGTAAAAAATTGGTCTAAAAGAAAAAGTTTCGCCTAATTCATATCTTTCCAatggcataagagcatctccaacatgcACACAAAAACTGCTCCGCGCGCTAAAATTCGGGTTTTTTGGGCGCCAAACAGAATTCCGACGAAAAAGCACAAAATAATTCATCCAACGAGCAGTTCACAACTTTCTACGTTATACAATTTCAGGCTAGTGCTGCCGTTCTAAACCAGCGTACAAAATAGTTATTCTACAATACGTGTGTGTGAActcttttcagaattttttgaagtgcggaaaaaatatttttgatgataaaaaaataataaagGTCTCCCTTTTCGCTTGCTAGCGATCGGCGGAAGAAAAGCAGCCGCACATTTTTCCACAGACCATTCTCGCTTGTTTGGAGGCTGCATAAGgagtctttttttttttgagaaccaCATAAGGAGTCAATTTTAGAATAAAAGGAGATACAACATGGTACCACCTTCAGATGATGGACAACAAAAAGCGGCCAATTCCATGCATGCACAGAAACCAAACTAATGAACCTAGTCGGATATCACACTCGTTCGCTGGGACCCATTTCTCTCCATGACAGCCGATCATCATACTGAACGCACCCACTTGGCCTGTAAACAGTTTTAGCTCTAAGAGCATATATGCTCCAAGAAATCATCGTCAGTCAAATATCTCCTGGGCTTCAATTTTGCTGTGTTGTCTGCAAGGTTCGGTCAAAGGTACACCATTAGCACAGAAAACCAAATACTGTGAGATTGAATATCTTCATCTTATTCTACTCCACAGGCCAATTTTTTAGATCCAGCACCCATTTATGAATATTCGAGGTAAGAAACCAAATAATGTCGACAGGTATGCGTGCACCCTCTGGTCCACACGATTCTGAACAAAAATGCAAAAAATACGGAATTGCAATGTCATGCAAACATTTTGAATCCTACAGAATTGAATTTGAAgaaatgcttgtttgattgtatcaTAGACTGGGGGATGAGGGTGGGGAGGTGGGGAGTATGATTCTTCCCAAGAAGTTTGAGTCAATGGTATTTTTTCTATCAAATGTAGTGCAGTGGAATGCTTAGGAAAAATCCTATGGTgtacaatcctacaaatcaaagaacCATCATTAGGAGAATTTCCCAAGGATTTCAACTGTCCAGAATTCCGACTAACATCCTTtgaaatttgaatcaaagaggacTTGCTTGCACGAAAGCGCAAACATTGGAAGTCCAGAAGCATgaaaaagattcaagaaaaaactGTGTGAACTCACTGCTCATCCTTAGAAACTCGGTAGTACTTCTCGGCAAGCTGCCTCTGACCAATAAGCTGAACAAACCGCTCATCATGGGTGATTACAATCAGCTGGAAGTTCTCCTGGCCTTTTCTGCTTTCCATTATTCTATGGCACACACAAGAGACTCAGTTAATGGTAGAATAAGCTCCAAAATGATAATATAATTGCCATGCCTAAGGTTTACCTCAATAGGGCAGCAGCTAGGCTCTCCGCATTCGGCCCGTCAAGATTGGTGGTTGGCTCATCCAGAGCTAATATGCCACAATTCAGACAGAATGTCTCTGCCAGTGCCAGTCTGATTATGAGAGAAGCAAGAACCTGAACAGCAGTGGAGATAACTTTGAGATATGATTCTCCATGTTCAACAGATTCATAAGGTCATGCTACCACAGTTATTGGTTCAAACAAGACTGCAAAGAAGATGTTACTACAGCAACCGAAGTTTACCAcgacaaaagaaacaaaaaaaaagttcACCTTCTGACCAGCACTGCATCGTCCTCGCATTTCCAGCTCAGCACCACCATTTTGCATGACAACCTACAAGATGGTTCAAACAGGCAAATGTAACAGCACTCCAAGCAACTCGGTTAGTCAAACGTGTAGCTAATTTAACTTACACGATAGCTATATGGTCGAGTGCCTGCACCCTCAGAGTCAGAACTGATGCTTATGCAATCAATATCTTGGCCTCTGTATGTCTGCTGCCACAGTTCCTTTATTATTTTATTTATCTCCTCCATTTTCATGGTATGGAACCGCATAAGAGCCCTACAGAAATACAAGTGTGCCATCGTAAAGAAAGTTTAAGATGAAGCGCTGAAAGGCTAAAGAAGGATTTACTAGCAGAAGGGAGCATCCATATATTCTGGAAGGGGTCATTTTTGCCTCAACTTTCAGTGAAAGGTCAGATTTGCCGTTTTGCCGTGAAAGGGTACTCACTTATCCAAAGCAGTATAGTATCGGTCCAAGTCCTTATTTGCCATCTCAGTTGTCTGCGACCACATCAGTTTTCTTATCAAGTAAAAAGATCagaaagttggagaaactgaaccTGGAATATCATGCCACCTACCTTAAGTTGGAGAAGTTGGTTAAAATATCTCTTCTCAATATCCTTATATTGTGTCTGTTTAAGCTCAAGTTTGTGCTTTGAAATATTACTTTGGTAAACAGGAATTGTTCCTTcacacctactccctccgttccaaattacttgccGCGGGTAtgtatgtatctagatgtattttagttctagatacatccatttctgcgacgagtaatttgaaacggagggagtattataccgTAAGGATTGCCAAAAAAAATCAAATATCAAGGTGTCAGCCATATGTGATACAGTTTCACACTAAGAAATAGAGTAAAATGCATGGCGTGTCCTTGAACTTCCAAATTGTGTCACTTAGATGCTTGTACTATGAAATTGCTCGTTTTAGATATTTTGTGCATTACGCAAGTCAattaggtgtgaggaggaggaggaggttagccttgatggcaaGGCGGTACCCCAGAAGGACAccttcggtatttggggtcaatgctgcaggaggatgggggtattgatgaagatgtgaaccatcgaatcaaagctggatggatgaagtggcgccaagcttctggcattctctatgacaagagagtgccacaaaagctaaaaggcaagatctacaggacggcggttcgacccgcaatgttgtatggcgctgagtgtaggctgactaaaaggcgacatgttcaacagttagtgtggcagagatgcgtatgttgagatggatgtgtggccacacgaggaaggatcgagtccggaatgatgatatacgagatagagttggggtagcaccaagtggagagaagcttgtccaacatcgtctgagatggtttgggcatattcagcgcaggcctccagaagcttcagtgcatagcggacggctaaagcgtgcggagaatgtcaagagagggcggggtagaccgaattagacatgggaggagtccgttaagagagacctgaaggattggagtatcaccaaagagctagctatggacaggggtgcgtggaagcttgctatccatgtgccagagccagatcttatgggtttcacctctagcctaccccaacttgtttgggactaaaggctttgttgttattgttgttgttgttgcacgCAAGTCAATTAGGCCAGGACATCTGATGACTCATTAATTTACCATAAGGACTATCACATGCATTTTCATATTACCAGGACCTAGGTGACACACCTCTGAAAGTTGAAGATTGGACATGCATTTTTACTCTTCAGAAATGTATAATATATGTACTATCTGGTCAAATGTATGTTCATGAGTCCCTAAATAGGTATAAGAAAAGAATGGCATTTATTACATGCAACTTTGTCAATTATTTGGAACGAGAGAAACACAATACCTCTGAAAGAAGCCTCTCCTTCTCTTGAGCATGCCGCTTATGATCAGCTCCTATAGTGGATTTGCTGCCGATAGAAAGCACATTTTCTTCAAGTAACTCGATATCATGAGCAAGTCGATCCACTTCAGCCTTTGTTTTCCTGTAGTTCAGATTGTCATCGATGTTTCTTTTCAATTGATCTTGGCTCCGCAATAGCTGTTTGCTCTTGTCAAGCTCAACCGAGATGTCTTGCTTTCTTGCCTCACATTTCTGTAACTGAGACAGGGATAGGGTATGCCTTTCCTGCAGTTCATTAAGCTTCTCTACTTTCTTTGCATCCAGGTACCTGAGAGGGATTTTTTTAGTCAAAGTAAGTGGGAAAGGTGGGACAAATTGAAAGAGAAGGAGTGGAAAAAATATATACTCTTTGATGCGTGTGTTAAGGGTTCCAAGTGCATCTATTTCTTGCTGGAATCCCCTTTTTCTTTCAGCCAGCTGATCATACTCCTGATCAAGCCTTTCCTTCAAAGCTTTATGCTCTTGCAACAAGCTTTCTCTCTCTTTTGACAATGGAACAAGAGCCTCTTCTAAATGCTGCATCCATAAGAAATAAACATTTAGCATGAATTAGATCATCGTGCACAGGTGCAACAGTTACAGTGTCATTGATGCACAAAACTAGAgatatttacccaaaaccaccataGTTGGGGCTAGGTAACAACTTGGTACAACATTTGAGCCAAGGTACGAGGAACCACCATATCTACGTCTAACGAATAACGAA
The window above is part of the Triticum aestivum cultivar Chinese Spring chromosome 2A, IWGSC CS RefSeq v2.1, whole genome shotgun sequence genome. Proteins encoded here:
- the LOC123191741 gene encoding DNA repair protein RAD50, which translates into the protein MVAMELSARPSMPAGAPGLGCHVHGALGSHGQRWVGRPQAARCNAIEIICHLTWSTLFLCLVFATSAWQHLEEALVPLSKERESLLQEHKALKERLDQEYDQLAERKRGFQQEIDALGTLNTRIKEYLDAKKVEKLNELQERHTLSLSQLQKCEARKQDISVELDKSKQLLRSQDQLKRNIDDNLNYRKTKAEVDRLAHDIELLEENVLSIGSKSTIGADHKRHAQEKERLLSETTEMANKDLDRYYTALDKALMRFHTMKMEEINKIIKELWQQTYRGQDIDCISISSDSEGAGTRPYSYRVVMQNGGAELEMRGRCSAGQKVLASLIIRLALAETFCLNCGILALDEPTTNLDGPNAESLAAALLRIMESRKGQENFQLIVITHDERFVQLIGQRQLAEKYYRVSKDEQQHSKIEAQEIFD